A single Saccharomyces paradoxus chromosome II, complete sequence DNA region contains:
- the THI2 gene encoding Thi2p (Transcriptional activator of thiamine biosynthetic genes~similar to YBR240C), translated as MVNSKKHQRSKKVASSSKAPPTKGRTFTGCWACRFKKRRCDENRPICSLCAKHGDNCSYDIRLMWLEENIYKVRKRSLISLLQARKSKSKPLYQKISKSKFKEMTHFRQLSPPTSDCEDSTQEPRKEATLPNDNTFTISVRRLKIYNNAVASVFGSTTNRDYTQKRIDKKLDELLNMVEEDISVVNPNCSKHGPYSVFRANPTAAASTVTGQLPSPGHSMSSAEETTTTMLSSPPEDSTSLIDIIQGKIFGILWFNCYGNMILNRQEYTTWFINKMRNSLTTEFIRFLGKIIDDPDINMASCLFKECITRWSCVDWQSIAITMLVIIHGYTCPNLTKLLRVWFLQQKLLRFSMYPLVNFIINNTQDLDVLYHCNGLLGNADLFEDPYQDELTSELHVLVTERLVNSWKDTILQQLCSCQDTTLSCSQLRYWQLQLKCNEQFYKDVYAMQD; from the coding sequence ATGGTCAATAGTAAGAAGCATCAGAGGAGCAAGAAAGTAGCGTCGTCCTCCAAGGCGCCCCCCACCAAGGGTAGGACATTTACTGGATGCTGGGCATGTAGATTTAAAAAGCGCAGATGTGACGAGAACAGGCCCATCTGTTCATTGTGCGCCAAACATGGAGATAATTGCAGTTACGATATCAGACTTATGTGGTTAGAGGAGAACATCTACAAGGTACGCAAGCGTTCACTGATCAGTTTATTGCAGGCTCGCAAATCGAAATCGAAACCGTTATAccagaaaatatcaaaatccaagttcaaagaaatgacCCATTTTAGACAACTATCACCCCCAACAAGTGACTGCGAGGACAGCACGCAGGAGCCCCGTAAGGAAGCTACGCTTCCTAACGATAATACGTTCACCATAAGCGTACGGAGATTGAAGATATACAACAATGCTGTGGCCTCTGTCTTTGGCAGCACGACGAATAGAGATTATACCCAAAAACGCATAGACAAGAAATTAGACGAATTGCTGAATATGGTGGAAGAGGACATATCCGTTGTTAACCCCAATTGCTCCAAGCACGGGCCCTATTCAGTTTTCAGGGCCAATCCGACTGCAGCTGCCTCTACTGTTACGGGCCAGCTGCCGTCGCCAGGTCATTCCATGTCATCGGCGGAAGAAACCACTACTACTATGCTGTCTTCGCCGCCAGAGGACAGCACCTCCTTGATCGATATAATCCAAGGCAAAATCTTTGGAATCCTATGGTTTAATTGCTACGGAAATATGATATTGAACCGACAAGAATACACGACGTGGTTCATCAATAAGATGAGGAACTCATTGACCACGGAGTTTATACGCTTCCTGGGGAAAATCATTGACGACCCGGACATCAATATGGCCTCGTGTCTGTTCAAAGAGTGCATCACTCGTTGGAGTTGTGTCGATTGGCAATCCATAGCTATAACAATGCTGGTCATCATTCATGGTTATACCTGCCCCAACTTGACAAAGCTTCTAAGAGTGTggtttcttcaacaaaaattattaaGGTTTTCAATGTATCCACTAGTCAACTTCATCATAAACAACACGCAAGATTTAGATGTCCTGTACCATTGCAATGGATTGCTGGGCAATGCCGACTTGTTCGAGGATCCGTACCAGGACGAACTTACATCAGAGTTACATGTCTTGGTCACGGAGCGCCTAGTGAATAGCTGGAAGGATACGATATTGCAACAACTCTGCTCTTGCCAAGATACTACGCTTTCATGTTCCCAACTACGGTACTGGCAACTACAGCTGAAGTGTAATGAACAATTTTACAAGGACGTATATGCTATGCAGGACTAG
- a CDS encoding uncharacterized protein (Mitochondrial membrane protein~similar to YBR238C), which yields MIRLAQQTQVLKGKPPNQFVPHQTKNSLTHPMKFNGTIAMEHHEHNYAIPYTPATFNNPALATYQVSPANHFVPHFGGNIGANNNNRVAQNNSNNSNNHHNNNRNHHNNNNRNHHQNNHHHNKYSNSNQGNSISPDSPWFHKVCAFEDCVSQTLYMSQTPRRQNMKHHSEHPNSNANPLFWDSIGRAMGLYHDLLTTPELNSDRVSKLVHLLHNGLRANRNQLTRMNKKPDYDSQSFHKEMTNYLCKSLREISEDVLNGKVELNEYGAMHLITAFKELLLFEEAVDIWKAAINGQNTYTSNIFLNPRVVGVILPILYDNGVSYPEIQALYEKSSSMINYFHPNLSVGMIRASLSASENDMALKLFQKLCQESTEMKYGYLIETHLSFIGECKDLNVAQTFFDKALNDEMPYKIDLQVSYVKSFLRNIWSQTRDFNHIYQIWYKSSLHYGRNVNHGISSSLNDTFFDIFFENYAVDKMQGFRTLQNVIQTYNNIKHIDEPFFNIILAKCTVWHDRSILEYIDKSYEAYHIPKTIVAYRILLKSMGSVDDASNTEILQRWMDLIRKSDEIGQRFIANADWAALRDATVTWTQNDRDSKKSNMNSAQISRTATPSPSLTPMDTPTSEHLFNNPQNQMDFYSHPALQAATASGAFDEFAADATSSSMPVDGRMVLYLKIVKRYSPYCRDSRQLARLTTGTAVKYSVLQEVLNQFQALIVNDIPIPELHNLKPTCV from the coding sequence ATGATCCGTTTAGCTCAGCAAACACAAGTACTGAAGGGCAAACCCCCAAATCAGTTTGTTCCACACCAGACAAAGAATTCGCTGACTCATCCGATGAAATTTAACGGTACAATCGCTATGGAACACCATGAACACAACTATGCCATTCCTTACACACCTGCTACTTTTAATAATCCAGCCCTCGCTACGTATCAGGTGAGCCCAGCCAACCATTTTGTTCCTCACTTTGGTGGCAACATTGGAgccaacaataacaatCGTGTAGCTCAAAATAACAGcaataatagtaacaatCATCATAACAATAATCGTAATCATcacaacaataacaatcGTAACCATCATCAAAATAACCATCATCATAACAAGTACAGTAACTCCAACCAAGGCAACTCAATTAGTCCAGACTCCCCATGGTTTCATAAGGTTTGCGCCTTCGAAGATTGCGTTTCACAGACACTTTACATGTCGCAGACTCCAAGGCGTCAAAACATGAAACATCATTCGGAACATCCAAATTCCAACGCTAATCCATTATTTTGGGATTCTATAGGTAGAGCGATGGGGTTGTATCATGATCTACTCACTACACCAGAATTGAATTCGGATCGTGTTTCTAAACTTGTGCACCTACTTCACAATGGGTTGAGAGCTAATAGAAACCAATTGACGagaatgaacaagaaaCCTGATTACGACTCTCAATCTTTCCACAAAGAAATGACGAACTATCTCTGCAAATCTTTGAGAGAGATCTCGGAAGATGTTCTGAACGGCAAGGTGGAGTTGAACGAATACGGTGCTATGCATTTAATAACTGCGTTTAAGGAGCTTCTGTTGTTTGAGGAAGCTGTCGATATATGGAAGGCCGCCATCAATGGCCAAAATACCTACACATCTAATATTTTTCTGAATCCAAGAGTGGTCGGTGTTATATTACCTATCTTATACGACAATGGTGTTTCTTATCCAGAAATTCAAGCTCTATATGAAAAATCCTCTTCGATGATTAATTATTTCCATCCAAATCTTTCTGTTGGGATGATCAGAGCCTCTTTATCTGCTAGCGAAAACGATATGGCTCTCAaactatttcaaaaattatgtCAAGAATCAACTGAAATGAAATACGGCTATTTGATAGAAACACATCTTTCCTTCATTGGTGAATGCAAAGACTTGAATGTCGCGCAAACCTTTTTTGACAAAGCTTTAAATGATGAAATGCCATACAAGATAGATTTGCAAGTTTCTTACGTGAAATCCTTTTTAAGAAACATTTGGAGCCAAACCCGTGATTTTAACCACATTTACCAAATCTGGTATAAGTCTTCTCTTCATTATGGTAGGAATGTCAACCATggtatttcttcatctttgaATGACACTTTTTTcgacattttttttgaaaattatgCTGTGGACAAGATGCAAGGTTTTCGAACTTTACAGAATGTTATTCAAACTTACAACAACATCAAGCATATAGATGAaccttttttcaacatcatcTTGGCTAAATGCACTGTCTGGCATGACCGCAGTATTTTGGAATACATCGATAAGAGTTACGAGGCTTATCACATCCCCAAGACCATAGTTGCTTATAGAATCCTATTAAAGTCTATGGGATCTGTCGATGATGCTTCAAATAcagaaattcttcaaagatgGATGGATTTAATCCGCAAATCAGATGAAATTGGCCAAAGATTCATTGCCAATGCGGATTGGGCAGCTTTGAGAGATGCTACTGTCACATGGACTCAAAATGACAGAGATTCTAAGAAAAGTAACATGAACAGTGCACAAATAAGCAGAACTGCAACTCCTTCGCCATCTTTAACGCCAATGGATACGCCAACATCTGAGCATTTGTTCAACAATCCTCAAAACCAAATGGACTTCTACTCTCACCCAGCATTACAAGCGGCGACTGCTTCTGGCGCgtttgatgaatttgcTGCAGACGCTACTTCTTCATCGATGCCCGTTGACGGCAGAATGGTTTtgtatttgaaaattgttaAACGTTATTCTCCATATTGCCGTGATTCCAGACAGCTGGCCAGATTAACCACAGGCACCGCTGTCAAATATTCCGTGTTGCAAGAGGTTTTGAACCAATTCCAAGCCTTAATCGTTAACGATATTCCTATTCCTGAATTACATAATTTGAAGCCAACGTGTGTTTAA
- the VVS1 gene encoding Vvs1p (transporter, member of the sugar porter family~similar to YBR241C): MAETERLMPNGGSRRTNPLITGHLILGTIVACLGSIQYGYHIAELNAPQEFLSCSRFNAPDENISYDDTWVGQHGLKQCIALTDSQYGAVTSIFSIGGLFGSYYAGNWANRYGRKYVSMGASAMCMVSSLLLFFSNSYLQLLFGRFLVGMSCGTAIVITPLFINEIAPVEWRGAMGSMNQVSINLGILLTQTLALKYADSYNWRWLLFAGSVIAVSNLLVWLKVDESPRWLLNHGFVSEAEIALFKLRPGTYQQAKQEIQDWQRSHAHNRDPESSEETHSGPTLWKYVTDPSYKKPRTVIFAILSCQQFCGINSIIFYGVKVIGKILPNYSIQVNFAISILNVVVTLAASAIIDHVGRRPLLLASTTVMTAMSLLISAGLTLGVSFLLVAATFVYIAAFAIGLGPIPFLIIGELSYPQDAATAQSFGTVCNWLATFIVGYLFPIGHGLMGGYVFMIFAAIAALFATYVYKRVPETKGKTTYSEVWTGY, translated from the coding sequence ATGGCTGAAACTGAAAGATTAATGCCTAACGGTGGCTCTCGCAGGACAAATCCTTTAATTACGGGCCATTTAATCTTGGGCACGATAGTGGCTTGTCTGGGGTCGATCCAGTACGGATACCACATAGCAGAGCTGAATGCGCCTCAAGAATTCTTATCGTGCTCCAGGTTTAACGCACCAGACGAGAACATCTCATACGATGACACTTGGGTTGGGCAGCACGGACTCAAGCAATGCATTGCCTTAACCGATTCTCAATACGGCGCAGTCACGTCTATATTTAGCATAGGCGGGTTGTTTGGGTCGTACTATGCCGGTAACTGGGCTAACCGATACGGAAGAAAGTACGTGAGTATGGGCGCCTCGGCCATGTGCATGGTTTCTTCCCTgctacttttcttttccaactCGTACTTGCAGTTACTGTTCGGCAGGTTTCTGGTGGGCATGTCCTGCGGCACTGCCATCGTGATCACGCCTTTGTTTATTAATGAGATTGCGCCTGTGGAGTGGAGAGGTGCCATGGGGTCTATGAACCAAGTTTCTATCAATCTAGGTATCCTGCTGACCCAAACTCTAGCACTCAAGTACGCGGACTCGTACAACTGGAGGTGGCTCCTCTTTGCCGGTTCCGTGATTGCGGTATCAAATCTTTTAGTTTGGCTCAAAGTGGACGAGTCTCCAAGATGGCTACTGAACCACGGATTTGTTTCAGAAGCAGAGATTGCTCTATTCAAGTTGCGTCCAGGAACGTATCAACAAGCAAAACAAGAGATCCAGGATTGGCAGCGTAGCCATGCGCACAACCGCGATCCTGAGTCAAGCGAGGAGACTCATTCAGGACCCACACTATGGAAATACGTGACCGATCCCTCGTACAAGAAGCCGCGCACAGTTATATTCGCCATCCTGTCGTGCCAGCAATTTTGCGGCATCAACTCTATTATCTTTTACGGCGTAAAAGTGATCGGCAAGATCCTGCCAAACTACTCGATTCAAGTCAATTTCGCGATCTCCATCCTCAACGTCGTCGTCACGCTAGCAGCATCTGCGATCATCGACCATGTCGGGCGCCGCCCACTATTGCTTGCCTCGACTACGGTGATGACCGCCATGTCGCTACTTATCAGTGCAGGTCTCACCTTGGGCGTGTCCTTTCTGCTGGTCGCGGCCACTTTTGTCTACATTGCCGCGTTCGCCATTGGCCTCGGGCCCATTCCCTTCTTGATCATTGGTGAACTGTCCTATCCACAAGATGCCGCTACAGCTCAAAGCTTTGGTACCGTGTGCAATTGGCTCGCCACCTTTATAGTCGGATACCTCTTCCCGATAGGCCACGGCCTCATGGGCGGCTACGTATTTATGATCTTCGCCGCCATCGCCGCTCTGTTTGCTACCTATGTATACAAGCGGGTACCTGAGACAAAGGGCAAGACTACGTACAGCGAGGTCTGGACTGGCTACTGA
- the ERT1 gene encoding Ert1p (Transcriptional regulator~similar to YBR239C) has translation MCTSDDNDYKTSSAPDTPAEANCTLEKRRRKKRKNTNVACVNCSRLHVSCEAKRPCLRCISKGLTATCVDAPRKKSKYLAGIPNRELPMNIQPDHPPRKIMIPIYNNSNNNSVVNINNMGEQQKFTSPQHIVHKAKFLSNAADSEYSILSNIIYQDTLSNKIPIDILYSNTNSTSNSTIGNSSNNSPTGINTSPEEIEMEKIRQLYSEQRANMAPRPYPSSNQNVYSIILGPNSAKIVASQVNLFANHFPLVPVDSADKSLNFKRLLPRDPSEKNPQINWDSSINQYYLNSETVTFPELAIPLKRRKNHLVSVSLESCSPDATNIKSNVEWEHSLRYSTPMEIYTSINAPFSHTPGFHHLLVYLKHRFNQQDLVKMCRSIAEFRPIFIACSVTLTEEDMIFMEQCYQRTLLEYVKFIGQIGTPTCIWRRNGQISYVNEEFEILCGWTREELLNKMTFIVEIMDDESVRDYFKTLSKVAYRDFKGSEKMKVCRLLSPIKGKIVHCCCMWTLKRDVSGLPLMILGNFMPILN, from the coding sequence ATGTGCACTTCAGATGACAACGATTACAAAACATCTTCTGCCCCAGATACTCCTGCAGAGGCAAACTGTACTCTCGAAAAAAGGAggagaaagaagagaaagaacaCAAACGTGGCATGCGTGAACTGTTCGAGATTGCATGTTTCATGCGAAGCCAAAAGACCATGCTTACGATGTATCAGCAAGGGCCTCACAGCCACGTGCGTCGATGCtccaagaaagaaaagcaagtACTTGGCAGGAATACCAAACAGAGAACTTCCGATGAATATACAGCCGGACCACCCACCTCGCAAGATCATGATACCCATTTATAACAActccaacaacaacagcgTCGTCAATATAAACAACATGGGAGAACAGCAAAAATTTACCAGCCCACAGCATATAGTTCACAAGGCCAAGTTTCTGTCGAACGCTGCGGATTCCGAGTACTCAATTCTCTCGAATATCATTTACCAAGACACGTTGTCCAACAAGATTCCTATTGACATCTTGTACTCCAATACCAATTCCACATCCAACTCCACTATAGGCAATAGTAGTAACAATAGTCCCACGGGCATAAATACCAGTCCTGAAGAAATCGAAATGGAGAAAATTCGCCAGCTGTACAGCGAACAGCGAGCAAACATGGCCCCTCGTCCATATCCATCTTCCAATCAAAACGTTTATTCTATTATACTGGGACCCAATTCAGCCAAGATTGTAGCCTCACAAGTTAATCTGTTTGCAAACCATTTCCCTTTAGTGCCCGTTGATTCAGCAGATAAATCCTTAAACTTTAAAAGGTTACTGCCACGGGATCCATCCGAAAAGAACCCCCAGATTAACTGGGACTCAAGCATCAACCAATATTACTTGAATAGTGAAACAGTAACATTCCCCGAACTGGCTATCCCCTTAAAGCGGAGGAAAAATCACTTGGTCTCTGTATCCCTGGAAAGCTGTTCACCGGACGCTACTAATATCAAAAGCAATGTGGAATGGGAACATTCATTACGATATTCAACTCCAATGGAAATATACACCTCCATAAACGCTCCTTTTTCGCATACACCTGGATTTCACCATCTTTTGGTGTACCTAAAGCATCGATTCAACCAGCAGGATCTGGTGAAGATGTGTCGGTCCATCGCCGAATTCCGGCCCATTTTCATTGCATGTTCTGTGACTTTAACTGAAGAGGACATGATTTTCATGGAGCAGTGCTACCAAAGAACTCTATTAGAGTATGTAAAATTTATCGGACAGATTGGTACACCGACATGTATCTGGCGAAGAAATGGACAAATTTCTTATGTCAATGaggaatttgaaattttatgcGGATGGACAAGAGAGGAGTTGCTAAACAAGATGACGTTTATTGTGGAGATCATGGACGATGAAAGTGTACGGGATTACTTCAAGACGCTCTCTAAAGTCGCGTATAGGGACTTCAAAGGATCGGAGAAGATGAAAGTTTGCAGACTTTTAAGTCCTATCAAGGGCAAGATAGTTCATTGTTGCTGTATGTGGACATTAAAAAGAGATGTCTCTGGGTTGCCCCTCATGATCTTGGGGAACTTCATGCCCATACTCAATTGA
- a CDS encoding 5'-deoxynucleotidase (similar to YBR242W), translated as MTATVTDKKSCSTSVEAGKTCLTTEWKPESQVPQYVKNELSKPHPSYILAFLNVVQQLKIQKRTGYLDLGIKECESISDHMYRLGIITMLIKDPRVNRDKCVRIALVHDIAESLVGDITPVDPIGKEEKHRREWETIKYLCEVLINPYNEIAAKEIMDDWLAYENVTSLEARYVKDIDKYEMLVQCFEYEREYKGTKNFDDFFGAVASIKTDEVKSWTSDLVMQRRKFFADLTQSINK; from the coding sequence atgacAGCAACGGTCACAGATAAAAAGTCATGCTCTACTTCAGTTGAAGCAGGAAAGACATGTTTAACCACTGAATGGAAGCCTGAAAGCCAAGTCCCCCAATATGTGAAAAATGAGCTCTCTAAACCCCATCCAAGTTATATTCTGGCCTTTTTGAACGTGGTAcagcaattgaaaatccAGAAAAGAACCGGTTATCTTGATCTCGGCATTAAAGAATGTGAGAGCATATCAGATCACATGTACAGGCTAGGAATAATCACCATGCTCATCAAGGATCCGAGGGTTAACCGCGATAAATGTGTCCGGATCGCCTTAGTGCACGATATTGCCGAATCTTTAGTTGGCGATATCACTCCAGTCGACCCTATTgggaaggaagaaaaacatcGTCGAGAATGGGAAACCATAAAGTATTTATGTGAAGTCCTGATCAATCCATACAATGAGATCGCAGCAAAGGAAATTATGGACGATTGGTTGGCTTATGAAAACGTCACCTCATTGGAAGCTAGGTACGTGAAAGATATCGATAAATATGAAATGCTTGTACAATGTTTTGAATACGAGAGGGAGTACAAAGGAACTAAAAATTTCGATGATTTCTTTGGGGCCGTGGCTAGCATAAAAACCGACGAAGTGAAGAGCTGGACCAGTGACCTTGTCATGCAGCGTCGAAAATTCTTTGCTGATTTGACCCAATCGATAAATAAATAG
- the PRP5 gene encoding DEAD-box RNA helicase PRP5 (RNA helicase in the DEAD-box family~similar to YBR237W) gives METIDSKQNINRESLLEERRKKLAKWKQKKAQFDAQKENQTSRNNIVTNSLGAQRTADKFTERQEQVKEKLRKRKNEFGKPDERMSVKPSKKKSKRNKVREKISFDFSDDDDAKIGHAFRSKEHLQKVAEHDDEKDPLDEFMTSLKEGEVSTIKSTYDRGDILDVEDQLVALEGADDENVEDNTDSSNIAKIAKLKAKKRVKQIYYSPEELEPFQKNFYIESETISSMTEVEVEELRLSLDNIKIKGTGCPKPVTKWSQLGLSTDTMILITEKLRFGSLTPIQSQALPAIMSGRDVIGISKTGSGKTISYLLPLLRQVKAQRPLSKHETGPMGLVLAPTRELALQIHEEVTKFTGADASIRSVCCTGGSEMKKQITELKRGAEIVVATPGRFIDLLTLNDGKLLSTKRITFVIMDEADRLFDLGFEPQITQIMKTVRPDKQCVLFSATFPNKLRSFAVRVLQSPISITINSKGLVNENVKQKFKICHSEDEKFDNLLQLIHGRSEFVDEVQTEVDGESSDVEEVDAKAIIFVSSQQICDFISKKLLNAGIATCTIHAGKPYQERLMNLEKFKREKNSILLCTEVLSRGLNVPEVSVVIIYNAVKTFAQYVHTTGRTARGSRSGTAITLLLHDELSGAYILSKSMRDDELKASDPLQVKELHEMSGKFEFGMKKGKFRLSQGFGGKGLENIKSKREEAQNTDLELEKGDKKSDELEKKNNNLRAEHDNEPESSALIPKLKYELFKEPTTDGTLIFYAKVHINDLPQIVRWEATKNTTLLFIKHETGCSITNKGKFYPEGKEPKNETDEPKLYLLIEGQDEKDIQLSIELLEQKVKEGVIKAASLSLKSTKY, from the coding sequence ATGGAAACTATTGATTCGAAGCAAAATATTAATAGGGAGTCTTTATTGGAggaaaggagaaaaaaattagcaaaatggaaacaaaaaaaagcacaATTTGATGCTCAGAAAGAGAATCAAACTTCACGCAATAACATTGTTACTAACAGTTTAGGGGCTCAGCGGACTGCTGACAAGTTTACGGAAAGACAAGAAcaagtaaaagaaaagctccggaaaagaaaaaatgaatttgGAAAGCCTGACGAGCGTATGTCGGTTAAGCcctcgaagaaaaagtcAAAGAGAAATAAGGTGAGGGAGAAAATATCCTTCGATTTTagtgatgacgatgatgcTAAAATAGGACATGCTTTTCGATCGAAGGAGCACCTTCAGAAAGTAGCAGAacatgatgatgaaaaagatcCACTTGATGAGTTTATGACATCATTAAAGGAGGGAGAGGTTAGTACTATCAAAAGCACGTACGACAGAGGTGACATTCTTGATGTAGAGGATCAACTAGTTGCACTTGAGGGAGCCGATGACGAGAATGTTGAGGATAATACGGATAGTTCTAACATAGCGAAAATTGCTAAActgaaagcaaaaaaacGTGTAAAGCAAATTTATTACTCCCCAGAAGAGCTTGAACCATTccaaaaaaacttttataTAGAATCTGAAACTATTTCCTCAATGACAGAGGTAGAAGTTGAGGAGCTCAGACTCAGTCTGgataatatcaaaataaaGGGAACAGGGTGCCCCAAACCAGTTACAAAGTGGTCACAATTGGGACTCTCAACGGATACTATGATTTTAATTACAGAAAAGTTACGCTTTGGCTCCTTAACACCTATTCAATCTCAGGCGCTCCCCGCTATCATGTCAGGCCGTGATGTCATAGGAATATCGAAAACTGGCTCCGGTAAGACCATCTCCTATCTTTTACCGTTGCTAAGACAAGTTAAGGCTCAACGACCATTGTCAAAGCACGAAACAGGACCGATGGGTTTAGTTCTGGCCCCAACTAGAGAGCTAGCTTTACAAATACATGAAGAAGTCACTAAATTTACAGGAGCAGATGCATCCATTAGATCCGTATGCTGTACGGGTGGTTCTGAAATGAAGAAGCAGATCACTGAGCTTAAAAGAGGTGCTGAGATTGTTGTTGCCACACCTGGTCGATTTATTGATCTATTAACTCTAAATGATGGGAAATTACTCAGTACTAAAAGAATAACGTTTGTAATAATGGACGAAGCAGACAGGTTGTTCGATTTAGGTTTTGAACCTCAAATCACCCAAATCATGAAAACTGTTCGACCGGATAAGCAGTGCGTTCTATTCAGTGCAACTTTTCCGAACAAACTACGCAGTTTTGCTGTAAGAGTTTTACAATCTCCAATATCTATTACGATCAATTCAAAGGGACTGGTAAACGAAAACGTGAAACAAAAGTTTAAGATATGCCAttcagaagatgaaaaatttgataatcTATTACAGCTTATCCATGGGCGCAGTGAATTTGTTGACGAAGTTCAAACTGAAGTTGACGGAGAGTCAAGTGATGTTGAGGAAGTTGATGCTAAAGCCATTATATTCGTATCAAGTCAGCAGATATGTGActttatttcaaaaaagctGTTGAATGCTGGAATCGCGACTTGCACTATTCATGCAGGTAAGCCATATCAAGAAAGGCTTATGAATTTAGAGAAgttcaaaagagaaaagaacaGTATTCTTCTCTGTACGGAGGTTCTTTCAAGAGGTTTAAATGTTCCTGAAGTGTCAGTggttattatttataatGCCGTAAAAACTTTTGCGCAATATGTTCATACCACTGGAAGAACTGCCAGAGGAAGTCGCTCAGGCACTGCCATTACGCTCCTGTTGCATGATGAATTGTCAGGTGCTTATATATTGAGCAAATCCATGCGTGACGATGAATTGAAAGCTTCAGATCCTCTACAAGTAAAAGAACTTCACGAAATGAGTGGCAAATTTGAATTCGGTATGAAAAAGGGTAAGTTTAGGTTGTCGCAAGGGTTCGGCGGCAAAGGACTTGAGAATattaaaagtaaaagagAGGAAGCTCAAAATACTGATTTGGAACTAGAAAAAGGTGACAAGAAGAGCGATGAactggaaaagaaaaataacaatcTTCGTGCAGAACATGACAATGAGCCTGAGTCATCTGCACTAATTCCGAAACTCAAGTATGAATTGTTCAAAGAGCCCACGACAGACGGGACACTTATCTTTTACGCCAAGGTTCATATTAATGATTTGCCCCAAATTGTGAGATGGGAAGCGACAAAGAACACGACCTTATTATTTATCAAGCACGAAACCGGATGTAGTATAACCAACAAGGGTAAATTTTACCCTGAAGGAAAGGAGCCAAAGAATGAAACCGATGAGCCGAAACTTTACTTATTGATCGAAGGCCAAGATGAGAAAGACATACAATTAAGTATTGAGTTGCTGGAGCAAAAAGTCAAGGAGGGAGTTATAAAGGCTGCAAGCTTGTCTCTGAAGAGTACGAAGTACtaa